In a genomic window of Blastocatellia bacterium:
- a CDS encoding PilZ domain-containing protein has translation MGDERRKAWRTGLVLDVWYEGESVSGETRISDLSVRGAYVETVTPLPVGSTFDLIFALPDGSVIETRATVVRNQPHAGMGVRFDFLSPEQANTIRQFIRA, from the coding sequence GTGGGAGATGAACGCCGAAAAGCATGGCGAACGGGGCTGGTACTGGATGTCTGGTACGAGGGCGAGAGTGTGAGCGGCGAGACGCGCATATCCGACCTCAGCGTGCGGGGCGCGTACGTCGAAACCGTCACCCCGCTGCCGGTCGGCTCGACCTTCGACCTGATCTTCGCGCTCCCCGATGGCTCGGTGATCGAGACGCGAGCCACCGTCGTGCGCAACCAGCCGCACGCGGGCATGGGCGTCCGCTTCGACTTCCTGTCGCCGGAACAGGCCAACACCATACGCCAGTTCATCCGCGCCTGA
- a CDS encoding glucose 1-dehydrogenase, whose amino-acid sequence MTETGQRVIVTGASSGIGRATAARFLNDGASVVLVGRREDALRAAAGDAAIHDGNAAVIAADLSDERQSEAAFAQAVERLGGLDVLVNAAGILKSGNIEATTLALWDEMMGINLRSVFQLMQLAVPHLEASRGNIVNVSSVTGLRSFPGVLAYCVSKAGVDQLTRCAALELAPKGVRVNAVNPGVVVTGLHRSGGMNDDAYAAFLEHSKTTHPLGRVGVADEVAELIAFLASDKAAWITGETISIDGGRALTCAR is encoded by the coding sequence ATGACTGAAACCGGGCAGCGAGTGATCGTCACCGGCGCGTCGAGCGGCATCGGGCGCGCGACGGCGGCGCGGTTCTTGAACGACGGCGCAAGTGTCGTGCTCGTCGGGCGGCGCGAAGACGCTTTGCGCGCGGCGGCCGGCGACGCGGCTATTCATGACGGCAATGCCGCCGTCATCGCCGCAGACCTTAGCGACGAGCGGCAGAGCGAAGCCGCGTTCGCGCAGGCCGTCGAGCGACTGGGCGGGCTCGACGTGCTGGTCAACGCGGCGGGCATTTTGAAGTCGGGTAACATCGAGGCGACGACGCTGGCCTTGTGGGATGAGATGATGGGCATCAACCTGCGCTCAGTCTTCCAACTGATGCAGTTGGCCGTGCCGCACCTCGAAGCGTCGCGCGGCAACATCGTCAACGTGTCGAGCGTCACCGGCCTGCGCTCGTTTCCGGGCGTGCTGGCCTACTGTGTGAGCAAAGCCGGGGTAGATCAACTGACGCGCTGCGCGGCGTTGGAGCTGGCACCCAAAGGCGTCCGCGTCAACGCCGTCAACCCCGGCGTCGTCGTCACGGGGCTGCACCGTTCGGGCGGCATGAACGACGACGCGTATGCGGCTTTTCTGGAGCACAGCAAGACGACGCACCCGCTCGGCCGCGTCGGTGTCGCCGACGAGGTCGCCGAGTTGATCGCCTTCCTGGCGTCGGACAAGGCGGCTTGGATCACCGGCGAAACCATCAGTATTGACGGCGGTCGCGCGCTCACTTGTGCGCGATAG
- a CDS encoding putative porin, whose product MRINSAARSVALLLVMLVSLNTHAASPGQKNGDDKSAASDANGSAPKSDNGSAKTPSVEDRMQTLERLVEQQQREIQALRAVIEKRDANNSSAQPATSPLQAAQPAAAAASPPVAVASNQVPASGKNEAAPPETQKRVDELYRRFGSLRFSGDLRFRFESFRNQGFDALTESPDRNRLRVRARLALDGTLNKNFDWGMRLASGIFTDPISSNQTFTDFYERKPFALDRAFIRYDSKGENVGVQLVAGKFEPTFRRTQMVWDDDVNVEGASESLYFKTKSPLRQVKLVAFQLPFNEVSAGKDGVLYGGQAQTDWQFAPKVSANVNVAYYDWNHPDQIIGALGVATTQVNGGIQNGAGFTGNQNGALGTTNRIRRNAAGQPIGFLAGFNLVDVLGNLTWAASGRFPVTFTFDYVHNATGRVSDEKDGVWAGVRVGQVREKGDWMFGYDFTRIEQDAVLVPFNFSDILPSNSRAHMPTIGYQIANGVTLQWNGLYSQRVNHVILTSPFNRYANRNQFDVIYKF is encoded by the coding sequence ATGAGAATCAACTCAGCCGCCCGAAGCGTCGCCCTTCTGCTCGTGATGCTCGTCTCGCTGAACACGCATGCGGCCAGCCCCGGTCAGAAGAATGGCGACGACAAGAGCGCCGCGAGCGACGCCAACGGCAGCGCCCCCAAGTCGGACAACGGCAGCGCCAAGACGCCTTCGGTCGAAGACCGCATGCAGACGCTTGAACGGCTCGTCGAGCAGCAGCAGCGCGAGATTCAAGCGTTGCGCGCCGTCATCGAAAAACGTGACGCTAATAACTCATCGGCGCAGCCGGCCACATCGCCGCTTCAGGCGGCGCAGCCCGCGGCCGCTGCCGCGTCGCCGCCTGTCGCCGTCGCATCGAATCAAGTGCCGGCGTCGGGCAAGAACGAGGCCGCGCCGCCCGAAACGCAGAAGCGCGTTGACGAACTCTACAGGCGCTTCGGCAGCTTGCGCTTCAGCGGCGACCTGCGCTTCCGTTTCGAGTCGTTCCGCAATCAGGGCTTTGACGCGCTGACCGAATCGCCCGACCGCAATCGCCTGCGGGTGAGGGCGCGGCTGGCGCTCGACGGCACGCTCAACAAAAACTTCGACTGGGGCATGCGCCTAGCCTCGGGCATCTTCACCGACCCCATCAGCTCCAACCAGACGTTCACCGATTTCTACGAGCGCAAGCCGTTTGCGCTCGACCGCGCCTTCATCCGCTACGACTCGAAGGGCGAGAACGTCGGCGTGCAGTTGGTCGCCGGCAAGTTTGAGCCGACCTTCCGCCGCACGCAGATGGTGTGGGACGATGATGTCAACGTCGAAGGCGCGTCCGAATCCCTCTACTTCAAGACCAAGTCGCCGCTCAGACAGGTGAAGCTGGTCGCCTTCCAGTTGCCCTTCAACGAAGTCTCGGCGGGCAAGGACGGCGTGCTCTACGGCGGGCAGGCGCAAACCGACTGGCAGTTCGCGCCGAAGGTTTCCGCCAACGTGAACGTCGCTTATTACGACTGGAACCATCCCGACCAGATCATCGGGGCGCTGGGCGTGGCGACCACACAAGTCAACGGCGGCATTCAGAATGGCGCGGGCTTTACGGGCAATCAGAATGGCGCGCTCGGCACCACCAACCGCATCCGCAGGAATGCGGCGGGTCAGCCGATTGGCTTTCTCGCCGGCTTCAACCTGGTGGACGTCCTCGGCAATCTGACCTGGGCGGCGAGCGGACGTTTTCCGGTGACCTTCACGTTCGATTATGTCCACAATGCCACGGGCCGCGTGAGCGACGAGAAGGACGGCGTCTGGGCCGGTGTGCGGGTCGGTCAGGTGAGGGAGAAAGGCGACTGGATGTTCGGGTATGACTTCACGCGCATCGAGCAGGACGCGGTGCTGGTGCCGTTCAACTTCAGCGACATCCTGCCGTCAAACAGCCGCGCCCATATGCCGACCATCGGCTACCAGATCGCCAACGGCGTGACGTTGCAATGGAACGGGCTCTATTCGCAGCGCGTCAACCACGTCATCCTGACGTCGCCGTTCAACCGTTACGCCAACCGCAACCAGTTCGACGTGATTTATAAATTCTGA